Proteins encoded together in one Janthinobacterium tructae window:
- a CDS encoding response regulator, protein MNTKTPIDSFSFRRILARNVTLPLVIGVATALVFVGLIAYLLSALRSVEHSERVIGNANEVMKLSVDLETGMRGYLLTGDETFLAPYKSGKAKIAVEMTTLLDLVSDSPIQTDRLRRIRALQNQWMEYAEGVIAQRRSNQDFLARVRQGEGKLEFDEIRREFLAFLSMEQRLRQERADTAEGRTILAVVVFLILSLGMSGLLAYLGRRELLRLSGIYNDALEQRGKDNEVLQEQAWLRTGQTELAAHTSGQLGLPQLGRHVLDFLADRLDVAVATLYVVDEDGSLRRTAVYGFNEHGVKEKQVFKLGEGLVGETAREKKLKHVQQVPDNYLTVTSSLGSGAPLELILAPVNNEGVVNGVIELGFTHPVSARTKEWLNLIATNIGTSLEAALYRQRLQNVLEETQQLNEELEVQQEELRTANEELGEQSRVLEQSQAHLEEQKAALEQSNEQLAVQALSLDQKNMAIGQAHAQLEARAEELQRASRYKSEFLANMSHELRTPLNSSLILSKLLSDNSSGNLTAEQVTFAQTIYSAGNDLLTLINDILDISKVEAGKLELTPEAVPFDELLSSMKMLFGAQAQQKKLALNISVAPNAPPSLVSDRQRLEQILKNLLSNAIKFTDTGTVSLHVSTDAAGQVRFQVQDTGIGIADDQQQKVFDAFHQADGTTSRRYGGTGLGLSISRDLAALLGGSIELASTPGQGSTFTLVLPAVMPERAGEAATVPAAAPQAPAKIAAAPKAAPAAKPVPLPTFQDDRNSAPPGKTGQRSVLVIEDEPSFAGILFDLAHEMQYRCLVAHGADEGLRLAQEFLPDAILLDMGLPDRPGLLVLQQLKENPLTRHIPVHIVSGNDQMQEAMQLGAIGYATKPRTRDQLKEVFRKLESKFTQKMKRILLVEDDERQRESVVHLISDNDVEITAVALGEQALELLKTQIFDCMIIDLKLPDIQGNELLERMEHEELCSFPPVIVYTGRNLSREEEADLMKYSRSIIIKGARSPERLLDEVTLFLHKVESELSSERQGMLQQVRSRERVFEGRKILLVDDDVRNIFALTNALEQKGVVVEIGRNGFEAISKLNSVDDIDLVLMDVMMPGMDGLEATRLIRADGRYNKLPIIAITAKAMKNDQEECLQAGASDYLAKPIDLDRLYSLLRVWMPKMERM, encoded by the coding sequence ATGAATACCAAGACCCCGATCGATTCCTTCAGCTTTCGCCGCATCCTCGCCCGCAATGTCACCTTGCCGCTGGTCATCGGGGTCGCTACAGCCCTCGTGTTTGTCGGCCTGATCGCCTACCTGCTCTCGGCTCTGCGCTCGGTCGAGCATTCGGAACGGGTGATCGGCAATGCGAATGAAGTCATGAAGCTGTCGGTCGACCTGGAAACGGGCATGCGCGGTTACTTGCTGACGGGCGACGAAACGTTTTTGGCGCCGTATAAATCGGGCAAGGCCAAGATCGCCGTGGAAATGACGACCCTGCTGGACCTCGTGTCCGACAGTCCCATCCAGACGGACCGCCTGCGCCGCATCCGCGCGCTGCAAAACCAGTGGATGGAGTATGCGGAAGGCGTGATCGCGCAGCGTCGCAGCAACCAGGATTTCCTCGCGCGCGTGCGCCAGGGTGAAGGCAAGCTGGAATTCGATGAAATCCGCCGCGAATTCCTCGCCTTCCTGTCCATGGAACAACGGCTGCGCCAGGAACGGGCCGACACGGCCGAGGGCCGTACCATACTGGCCGTGGTGGTGTTCCTGATCCTCAGCCTGGGCATGTCCGGCTTGCTGGCCTACCTGGGCCGGCGCGAACTGCTGCGCCTGTCCGGCATCTACAACGATGCGCTCGAGCAGCGCGGCAAGGATAACGAGGTGCTGCAGGAGCAAGCCTGGCTGCGCACGGGACAAACGGAGCTGGCGGCCCATACGAGCGGTCAGCTGGGCCTGCCGCAACTGGGCCGGCACGTGCTCGATTTCCTGGCCGACCGGCTCGACGTGGCCGTCGCCACCCTGTACGTCGTCGACGAGGATGGCAGCCTGCGCCGCACGGCCGTGTACGGTTTCAATGAACATGGCGTGAAGGAAAAACAGGTCTTCAAGCTGGGCGAAGGCCTGGTGGGCGAGACCGCGCGCGAGAAAAAGCTCAAGCATGTGCAGCAAGTACCCGACAATTATCTGACCGTGACCTCGAGCCTGGGCAGCGGCGCGCCGCTGGAACTGATCCTGGCGCCCGTCAACAATGAAGGCGTCGTCAACGGCGTCATCGAACTGGGCTTTACGCATCCCGTCAGCGCCCGCACCAAGGAATGGCTGAACCTGATTGCCACCAATATCGGCACGTCGCTGGAAGCGGCCCTGTACCGCCAGCGCCTGCAAAATGTGCTGGAAGAAACCCAGCAACTGAATGAAGAGCTGGAAGTGCAGCAGGAAGAATTGCGCACGGCAAATGAAGAGCTGGGCGAGCAGTCGCGCGTGCTGGAACAGTCGCAAGCCCACCTGGAAGAGCAAAAAGCGGCGCTGGAGCAGTCGAACGAACAGCTGGCCGTGCAGGCGCTGTCGCTGGACCAGAAGAACATGGCGATCGGCCAGGCGCACGCCCAGCTGGAAGCGCGCGCGGAAGAGCTGCAGCGTGCCAGCCGCTACAAATCCGAATTCCTGGCGAACATGTCGCACGAGCTGCGCACGCCGTTGAACAGCTCGCTCATTCTGTCGAAGCTGCTGTCGGACAACAGCAGCGGCAACCTGACGGCCGAGCAAGTGACGTTTGCACAAACCATTTATTCGGCCGGTAATGATTTGTTGACCCTCATCAACGATATCCTCGACATTTCCAAGGTCGAGGCGGGCAAGCTGGAATTGACGCCGGAAGCCGTGCCCTTCGACGAGCTGCTCAGCAGCATGAAGATGCTGTTCGGCGCCCAGGCGCAGCAAAAGAAACTGGCGTTGAATATCAGCGTGGCGCCGAACGCGCCGCCGTCGCTGGTCAGCGACCGCCAGCGCCTGGAGCAAATCCTGAAAAACCTGCTGTCGAACGCCATCAAATTCACCGATACGGGCACCGTGTCCTTGCACGTAAGCACCGATGCGGCGGGCCAGGTGCGCTTCCAGGTGCAAGATACCGGCATCGGCATCGCCGACGACCAGCAGCAAAAGGTGTTCGACGCCTTCCACCAGGCCGACGGCACCACCAGCCGCCGCTATGGCGGCACGGGCCTGGGCCTGTCGATTTCGCGCGATCTGGCCGCCTTGCTGGGCGGCAGCATCGAGCTGGCCAGCACGCCAGGCCAGGGCAGCACGTTTACCTTGGTGCTGCCGGCCGTCATGCCGGAACGCGCCGGGGAAGCGGCGACAGTGCCGGCAGCGGCGCCACAAGCGCCCGCAAAAATCGCCGCGGCGCCCAAGGCGGCGCCCGCCGCAAAACCCGTGCCGCTGCCCACCTTCCAGGATGACCGGAACAGTGCGCCCCCAGGCAAGACGGGCCAGCGTTCCGTGCTGGTGATCGAGGATGAGCCCTCGTTTGCCGGCATCCTGTTCGACCTCGCGCATGAAATGCAATACCGCTGCCTGGTGGCGCACGGCGCCGACGAAGGCTTGCGCCTGGCGCAAGAGTTCCTGCCCGACGCCATCCTGCTCGACATGGGCTTGCCGGACCGCCCGGGCTTGCTGGTCTTGCAACAATTGAAGGAAAACCCGTTGACGCGCCACATTCCCGTGCACATCGTGTCCGGCAATGACCAGATGCAGGAAGCCATGCAGCTGGGCGCCATCGGCTATGCCACCAAGCCGCGCACGCGCGACCAGCTGAAGGAAGTGTTCCGCAAGCTCGAATCGAAATTCACGCAAAAGATGAAGCGCATCCTGCTGGTTGAAGATGACGAACGCCAGCGCGAAAGCGTGGTCCACCTGATCAGCGACAACGATGTGGAAATCACCGCCGTGGCGCTGGGCGAGCAGGCGCTGGAATTACTGAAGACGCAGATTTTCGACTGCATGATCATCGACTTGAAGCTGCCCGATATCCAAGGCAACGAATTGCTCGAACGCATGGAACATGAAGAACTGTGCTCGTTCCCGCCCGTCATCGTCTACACGGGCCGCAACCTGAGCCGCGAGGAAGAGGCGGACCTGATGAAATACTCGCGTTCGATCATCATCAAGGGCGCCCGCTCGCCCGAACGCCTGCTCGACGAAGTGACCTTGTTCCTGCACAAGGTGGAGTCGGAACTGTCGAGCGAGCGCCAGGGCATGCTGCAGCAGGTACGCAGCCGCGAACGCGTGTTTGAAGGCCGCAAGATTTTGCTGGTGGACGACGACGTGCGCAATATCTTTGCGCTGACGAATGCGCTGGAACAGAAAGGCGTGGTGGTGGAAATCGGCCGCAACGGCTTTGAGGCCATCAGCAAGCTCAACAGCGTGGACGATATCGACCTGGTCTTGATGGACGTCATGATGCCGGGCATGGATGGCCTGGAAGCGACGCGCTTGATCCGCGCCGATGGCCGCTACAACAAGCTGCCCATCATCGCAATTACCGCCAAGGCCATGAAAAATGACCAGGAAGAATGCCTGCAGGCGGGCGCGTCCGATTACCTGGCCAAGCCGATCGACCTGGACCGCTTGTATTCGCTGCTGCGCGTGTGGATGCCGAAGATGGAACGCATGTGA
- a CDS encoding CheR family methyltransferase, with translation MSLRYTDAQLHALMEAICQRYSYDFRDYSLPSQRRRLHQALERLHCADLPSLQQLVLDDPAAFGKLLQILTVPVTQMFRDPAFFRALREQVVPVLKTYPSPTLWVAGCCTGEEALSLAIVLHEEGLLERSTIYATDINPQALATAARGVYRLHRMADYGDNYLAAGGLGQLAEYYTVEHATAHFQQRLLDRINFADHSLSTDSVFIETQLILCRNVLIYFNKTLQERALGLFHDSLCHRGFLGLGSKESTHFTRFAADFEPLPGPEKLYRKRAPSHAASHYAGRHMPGMKHDE, from the coding sequence ATGTCCCTGCGCTACACGGACGCGCAACTGCATGCGCTGATGGAGGCGATCTGTCAGCGCTACAGCTATGATTTTCGCGACTACTCGTTACCCTCGCAGCGCCGGCGCCTGCATCAGGCGCTGGAGCGCTTGCATTGCGCCGACCTGCCCTCCTTGCAGCAACTGGTGCTGGACGACCCGGCCGCCTTTGGCAAGCTGCTGCAGATTTTGACTGTACCGGTCACGCAAATGTTCCGCGACCCGGCGTTTTTCCGCGCCTTGCGCGAACAGGTGGTGCCCGTGCTGAAAACCTATCCGTCGCCGACGCTCTGGGTGGCCGGCTGCTGCACGGGCGAAGAGGCGCTGTCGCTGGCCATCGTGCTGCACGAGGAAGGCTTGCTTGAGCGCAGCACGATTTACGCCACCGACATCAACCCGCAAGCGCTGGCCACGGCCGCGCGCGGCGTGTATCGGCTGCACCGCATGGCCGACTACGGCGACAACTACCTGGCCGCGGGCGGCCTGGGCCAGCTGGCCGAGTACTACACGGTCGAGCATGCGACCGCGCATTTCCAGCAACGCCTGCTCGACAGGATCAACTTTGCCGACCACAGCCTGTCCACGGACAGCGTCTTTATTGAAACGCAATTGATTTTGTGCCGTAACGTACTGATTTACTTCAATAAAACCTTGCAGGAACGGGCCCTGGGCCTGTTCCACGACTCGCTGTGCCACCGGGGCTTTCTGGGCCTGGGCAGCAAGGAAAGCACGCATTTCACCCGCTTTGCCGCCGACTTCGAGCCATTGCCGGGTCCCGAAAAGCTCTACCGCAAGCGTGCGCCGTCGCACGCCGCTTCCCATTACGCTGGACGGCACATGCCAGGAATGAAACATGATGAATGA
- a CDS encoding hybrid sensor histidine kinase/response regulator, translating to MMNETSTKLLIVDDLPENLRALNALIRESDRSVYQASSGEEALALLLEHDFALAILDVQMPEMDGFELAQLMRGTEKTRHIPIVFVTAAGKEMNFAFQGYESGAVDFLHKPLDINAVQSKVNVFVALHQQRSESRRQVQALEHSRQQQEALLKELRATQAELQRSLRLRDEFMSMVAHELRTPLNTLFLETQMRTVNLERGNLAAFEPDKLNKMVARDGRQIRSMVRLIDDMLDVSRITSGKLSIRREAVDLTSLVRRVADDLAPYAATTGSVLEVMAFEPIQGFWDAFRVEQIVVNLISNAVRYGQGQPVEISLAHTKNSAVIEVRDHGIGINARDQERIFDAFERVMHQDRTGGLGLGLFITKQLVDAHGGAITLQSQPGNGALFSVTLPLAGS from the coding sequence ATGATGAATGAAACAAGCACCAAACTGCTGATCGTCGACGATTTGCCGGAAAACTTGCGCGCGCTCAATGCGCTGATCCGCGAGAGCGACCGCAGCGTCTACCAGGCCTCCTCGGGCGAAGAAGCGCTGGCCCTGCTGCTGGAACACGATTTCGCGCTGGCCATCCTCGACGTGCAAATGCCGGAAATGGATGGTTTTGAGCTGGCGCAATTGATGCGCGGCACGGAGAAGACGCGCCACATCCCCATCGTCTTCGTCACGGCGGCCGGCAAGGAAATGAATTTCGCCTTCCAGGGCTATGAAAGCGGCGCCGTCGACTTCCTGCACAAGCCGCTCGATATCAATGCCGTGCAAAGCAAGGTCAACGTCTTCGTGGCCCTGCACCAGCAGCGCAGCGAGTCGCGGCGCCAGGTGCAGGCGCTGGAACACAGCCGCCAGCAGCAGGAAGCCCTATTGAAAGAATTACGCGCCACCCAGGCTGAGCTGCAGCGTTCGCTGCGCCTGCGCGACGAATTCATGTCCATGGTGGCGCACGAACTGCGCACGCCCCTGAACACGCTGTTCCTGGAAACGCAGATGCGCACCGTCAACCTCGAACGGGGCAACCTGGCCGCCTTCGAGCCGGACAAGCTGAACAAGATGGTGGCGCGCGACGGGCGGCAAATCCGCAGCATGGTGCGCCTGATCGACGACATGCTCGATGTGTCGCGCATCACCAGCGGCAAGCTGTCGATCCGCCGCGAAGCCGTCGACCTGACCAGCCTGGTACGCCGGGTGGCGGACGACCTGGCACCGTATGCGGCGACGACGGGCAGCGTGCTGGAAGTGATGGCCTTCGAGCCGATCCAGGGGTTCTGGGATGCCTTCCGCGTCGAGCAGATCGTTGTCAACCTGATCAGCAACGCCGTGCGCTACGGCCAGGGCCAGCCCGTGGAAATCAGCCTGGCGCACACGAAGAACAGCGCCGTCATCGAAGTGCGCGACCATGGCATCGGCATCAATGCGCGCGATCAGGAACGCATCTTCGACGCGTTCGAGCGCGTCATGCACCAGGACCGCACGGGCGGGCTGGGCCTGGGCCTGTTCATCACCAAGCAATTGGTCGATGCGCATGGTGGCGCCATCACCCTGCAAAGCCAGCCCGGCAATGGCGCCCTGTTCAGCGTCACCCTGCCCCTGGCCGGCAGCTGA
- a CDS encoding PAS domain-containing protein, translating to MNRTPAPRSQAGTSGVAFLLQLERRLRLLHDTGEILSLSAQLLGQRLGAQQVACFDIDQTLQCPTLQHAWSDGLAPGAAGEYFLGDYAARLADALAAGQALAVSDVASDPRTATPAALATFARLGIRAFLNIPIAKEGRLGALFVVHSRAARLWHADEIELAVQVSERVWSTILRAQAESRLRALSASMEMQVAERTREFGRTWNVSPDLLGVLNLDGYFEHSNPAWQATLGWSREEIRTTRFLELVHPDDLPRTHAAWEAANQGQPALRFENRYRHKLGGWHWLSWVAVPEGEKVYCSARDITVEKKLEAELAARNSERERLWRSAQDLMVAIDAEGCFAAVNPASAAILGWLPEEMLGRSLFDFVLPEDAAATRLALAQVTQEAMPSFENRYRHREGGHRWLSWVAAPEGDLVFATGRHVTLEKEAQSTLRSMQESLRHSEMALLQSQKLEALGKLTGGVAHDFNNVLQIISGNLQLLQMTLDDDALAARRIASASAAVERGAKLSAQLLAFARRQPLKPLVTDLAQLLRSTEELLRRATGESIETRLLLADDCWRALVDPHQLENVILNLAINARDAMDGQGQLTIELGNSVLDSDFAARHADVAPGDYVQLTVSDTGSGIPADLLDKIFEPFFTTKKEGEGTGLGLSMAYGFLRQSGGHLTVDSVPGHGSTFRIYLPRSLEAETELPLQLSGPVLGGKETILVVEDDVQVQTTVVDMLRGLGYGVLRASDGESALAIVSSGVPIDLLFTDVVMPGKVASTELARQARLLLPHLAVLFTSGYTQDAIMQGGRLEPGVELLSKPYRREDLARRIRHLLANGRHVTALQQYRAQLAPQPAPALPAGRHILLVEDNADARAMTSELLAMLGHTVLAVGTAEAALPLLGTPGLELLLTDISLPQMSGAELAELAARDYPQLEVVFSTGHAPANSGVLDPAARFLVKPFTVEQLQHALQAPT from the coding sequence ATGAACCGCACACCTGCCCCCCGCAGCCAGGCCGGCACCAGCGGCGTGGCCTTTTTGCTGCAACTGGAACGCCGGCTGCGCCTGCTGCACGACACGGGCGAAATCCTCTCGCTGTCGGCGCAGCTGCTGGGCCAGCGCCTGGGCGCACAGCAAGTGGCTTGTTTCGATATCGACCAGACCCTGCAATGCCCCACCCTGCAGCATGCGTGGAGCGACGGCCTGGCGCCCGGTGCTGCCGGCGAATATTTTCTCGGCGATTATGCGGCCCGCCTGGCCGATGCGCTGGCCGCCGGCCAGGCGCTGGCCGTCAGCGATGTGGCCAGCGACCCGCGCACCGCCACGCCGGCCGCGCTGGCCACGTTTGCACGCCTGGGCATCCGTGCCTTCCTGAACATTCCCATCGCCAAGGAGGGCCGGCTGGGCGCCCTGTTCGTCGTGCACAGCCGCGCGGCGCGCCTGTGGCACGCGGACGAGATCGAACTGGCGGTGCAAGTGTCGGAACGGGTCTGGTCAACCATCCTGCGGGCACAGGCGGAATCGCGGCTGCGCGCGCTCAGTGCCAGCATGGAAATGCAGGTGGCCGAGCGCACGCGCGAATTCGGCCGCACCTGGAACGTCAGCCCCGATTTGCTGGGCGTGCTTAACCTCGACGGCTATTTCGAGCACTCGAATCCCGCCTGGCAAGCCACGCTGGGCTGGTCCAGGGAAGAAATCCGCACGACGCGCTTCCTGGAACTGGTCCACCCGGACGACTTGCCGCGCACCCATGCGGCCTGGGAGGCGGCCAACCAGGGCCAGCCGGCGCTGCGCTTCGAAAACCGCTACCGCCACAAGCTGGGCGGCTGGCACTGGCTGTCGTGGGTCGCCGTGCCCGAGGGCGAGAAGGTGTATTGCAGCGCGCGTGACATCACCGTGGAAAAGAAGCTGGAAGCGGAACTGGCCGCGCGCAACAGCGAGCGCGAGCGGCTGTGGCGCAGCGCGCAAGACCTGATGGTGGCCATCGATGCCGAAGGCTGCTTTGCCGCCGTCAACCCGGCCTCGGCCGCCATCCTGGGCTGGCTGCCCGAGGAAATGCTGGGCCGCAGCCTGTTCGACTTCGTGCTGCCCGAGGATGCCGCCGCCACGCGCCTGGCGCTGGCGCAGGTGACGCAGGAAGCCATGCCCAGCTTTGAAAACCGCTACCGGCACCGCGAGGGCGGCCACCGCTGGCTGTCGTGGGTGGCGGCGCCCGAAGGCGACCTGGTGTTTGCCACCGGGCGCCATGTCACGCTGGAAAAGGAAGCGCAAAGCACCTTGCGCAGCATGCAGGAATCGTTGCGCCACAGCGAGATGGCCCTGCTGCAATCGCAAAAACTCGAAGCGCTGGGCAAGCTGACGGGCGGCGTGGCCCATGATTTCAATAACGTGCTGCAAATTATCTCCGGCAATCTGCAACTGCTGCAAATGACCCTGGACGACGACGCGCTGGCCGCCAGGCGCATCGCCAGCGCCTCGGCCGCCGTGGAACGGGGCGCCAAGCTGTCGGCCCAGCTGCTGGCTTTTGCGCGGCGTCAACCATTGAAACCGCTGGTGACGGACCTGGCGCAACTGCTGCGTTCGACGGAAGAGCTGCTGCGGCGCGCCACGGGAGAAAGCATCGAGACGCGTTTGCTGCTGGCCGACGATTGCTGGCGCGCCCTGGTCGACCCGCACCAGCTGGAAAACGTCATCCTTAACCTGGCCATCAACGCGCGCGACGCCATGGATGGCCAGGGCCAGCTGACCATCGAACTGGGCAACAGCGTGCTGGACAGCGACTTTGCGGCGCGCCATGCGGACGTGGCGCCCGGCGATTACGTGCAGCTGACCGTCTCGGACACGGGCTCGGGCATTCCCGCCGACTTGCTGGACAAGATTTTCGAACCATTCTTCACGACGAAGAAGGAAGGCGAAGGCACGGGCCTGGGGTTAAGCATGGCGTACGGCTTCCTGCGCCAGAGCGGCGGCCACCTGACGGTGGACAGCGTGCCCGGCCATGGCAGCACCTTCCGCATCTACCTGCCGCGCTCGCTCGAAGCGGAAACGGAATTGCCGCTGCAATTGAGCGGCCCCGTGCTCGGTGGCAAGGAAACCATACTCGTCGTGGAAGACGACGTGCAGGTGCAGACGACGGTGGTCGACATGTTGCGCGGCCTCGGCTATGGCGTGCTGCGCGCCAGCGATGGCGAAAGCGCGCTGGCCATCGTCAGCAGCGGCGTCCCCATCGACCTGCTGTTTACGGATGTGGTGATGCCGGGCAAGGTCGCCAGCACGGAACTGGCGCGCCAGGCCCGGCTGCTGCTGCCGCATCTGGCGGTACTATTTACCTCGGGCTACACGCAGGACGCCATCATGCAGGGCGGCCGCCTGGAGCCTGGCGTCGAGTTGTTGAGCAAGCCGTACCGGCGCGAAGACCTGGCGCGGCGCATCCGCCACCTGCTGGCCAACGGCCGCCACGTGACGGCCCTGCAGCAGTACCGCGCGCAGCTGGCGCCGCAACCTGCGCCGGCACTGCCGGCAGGACGCCATATCCTCCTGGTGGAGGACAATGCGGATGCGCGCGCCATGACGAGCGAACTGCTGGCCATGCTGGGACACACGGTGCTGGCCGTGGGCACGGCCGAGGCAGCCTTGCCCCTGCTGGGCACGCCGGGACTGGAACTGCTGCTGACCGATATCAGCCTGCCGCAGATGTCGGGCGCCGAGCTGGCCGAGCTGGCGGCGCGCGACTATCCACAGCTGGAAGTGGTATTTTCCACCGGCCATGCACCCGCCAATTCCGGCGTGCTGGACCCGGCCGCACGCTTCCTGGTGAAACCATTTACCGTCGAGCAATTGCAGCACGCCCTTCAGGCGCCAACCTAG